From the genome of Gavia stellata isolate bGavSte3 chromosome 3, bGavSte3.hap2, whole genome shotgun sequence, one region includes:
- the HEY1 gene encoding hairy/enhancer-of-split related with YRPW motif protein 1 isoform X1 codes for MKRAHPEYSSSDSEELDEAVEVEKESADENGNLSSAAGSMSPSTTSQILARKRRRGIIEKRRRDRINNSLSELRRLVPSAFEKQGSAKLEKAEILQMTVDHLKMLHTAGGKGYFDAHALAMDYRSLGFRECLAEVARYLSIIEGLDASDPLRVRLVSHLNNYASQREAASSAHAGVGHIPWGSAFGHHPHISHPLLLAQNGHGNTSTTASSTEPHHQTRIAAPHAETSSLRVPPNGSIGPVLPMVTSTTKLSPPLLSSMASLSAFPFSFGSFHLLSPNVLSPSAPTQSAALGKPYRPWGTEIGAF; via the exons ATGAAGCGGGCGCACCCCGAGTACAGCTCGTCGGACAGCGAGGAGCTGGACGAGGCCGTCGAGGTAGAGAAGGAGAGCGCGGACGAGAATGG GAACCTGAGCTCGGCCGCGGGCTCCATGTCTCCCTCAACCACCTCGCAGATCCTGGCCAGGAAGAGGCGCCGAGGG ATCATCGAGAAGCGCCGCCGCGATCGCATCAACAACAGCCTGTCCGAGCTGAGGAGGCTGGTGCCCAGCGCCTTCGAGAAGCAG GGATCAGCCAAACTGGAAAAAGCAGAGATTCTGCAGATGACTGTCGATCATCTGAAAATGCTGCATACAGCAGGAGGGAAAG GTTATTTTGATGCTCATGCTTTGGCTATGGACTATCGGAGTCTAGGGTTTCGAGAGTGCCTGGCTGAAGTTGCTCGATACCTTAGTATTATAGAGGGTCTGGACGCCTCCGATCCTCTGCGAGTTCGACTTGTGTCTCATCTCAATAACTACGCCTCTCAACGGGAAGCAGCAAGTAGTGCACACGCTGGCGTTGGACACATTCCTTGGGGCAGTGCCTTTGGACATCACCCTCACATATCTCACCCGTTGCTGCTGGCTCAAAATGGGCATGGTAATACCAGTACTACAGCATCTTCCACAGAACCACATCACCAGACCAGAATTGCCGCCCCACATGCTGAAACTTCCTCACTCAGAGTGCCCCCAAATGGCAGCATTGGACCAGTGCTCCCCATGGTCACATCTACTACCAAACTGtctccccctcttctctcctccatgGCATCTCTGTCTGCGTTCCCTTTTTCGTTTGGCTCCTTCCATCTGCTGTCCCCCAACGTGCTGAGCCCGTCTGCACCAACGCAGTCAGCAGCCCTTGGCAAACCGTACAGACCCTGGGGGACTGAGATTGGAGCCTTCTAA
- the HEY1 gene encoding hairy/enhancer-of-split related with YRPW motif protein 1 isoform X2: MKRAHPEYSSSDSEELDEAVEVEKESADENGNLSSAAGSMSPSTTSQILARKRRRGIIEKRRRDRINNSLSELRRLVPSAFEKQVAPSDPPHCLPPGSAKLEKAEILQMTVDHLKMLHTAGGKGYFDAHALAMDYRSLGFRECLAEVARYLSIIEGLDASDPLRVRLVSHLNNYASQREAASSAHAGVGHIPWGSAFGHHPHISHPLLLAQNGHGNTSTTASSTEPHHQTRIAAPHAETSSLRVPPNGSIGPVLPMVTSTTKLSPPLLSSMASLSAFPFSFGSFHLLSPNVLSPSAPTQSAALGKPYRPWGTEIGAF, translated from the exons ATGAAGCGGGCGCACCCCGAGTACAGCTCGTCGGACAGCGAGGAGCTGGACGAGGCCGTCGAGGTAGAGAAGGAGAGCGCGGACGAGAATGG GAACCTGAGCTCGGCCGCGGGCTCCATGTCTCCCTCAACCACCTCGCAGATCCTGGCCAGGAAGAGGCGCCGAGGG ATCATCGAGAAGCGCCGCCGCGATCGCATCAACAACAGCCTGTCCGAGCTGAGGAGGCTGGTGCCCAGCGCCTTCGAGAAGCAGGTAGCGCCCAGTGACCCTCCGCACTGCCTCCCCCCT GGATCAGCCAAACTGGAAAAAGCAGAGATTCTGCAGATGACTGTCGATCATCTGAAAATGCTGCATACAGCAGGAGGGAAAG GTTATTTTGATGCTCATGCTTTGGCTATGGACTATCGGAGTCTAGGGTTTCGAGAGTGCCTGGCTGAAGTTGCTCGATACCTTAGTATTATAGAGGGTCTGGACGCCTCCGATCCTCTGCGAGTTCGACTTGTGTCTCATCTCAATAACTACGCCTCTCAACGGGAAGCAGCAAGTAGTGCACACGCTGGCGTTGGACACATTCCTTGGGGCAGTGCCTTTGGACATCACCCTCACATATCTCACCCGTTGCTGCTGGCTCAAAATGGGCATGGTAATACCAGTACTACAGCATCTTCCACAGAACCACATCACCAGACCAGAATTGCCGCCCCACATGCTGAAACTTCCTCACTCAGAGTGCCCCCAAATGGCAGCATTGGACCAGTGCTCCCCATGGTCACATCTACTACCAAACTGtctccccctcttctctcctccatgGCATCTCTGTCTGCGTTCCCTTTTTCGTTTGGCTCCTTCCATCTGCTGTCCCCCAACGTGCTGAGCCCGTCTGCACCAACGCAGTCAGCAGCCCTTGGCAAACCGTACAGACCCTGGGGGACTGAGATTGGAGCCTTCTAA